From a region of the uncultured Desulfatiglans sp. genome:
- the tex gene encoding Protein tex, with protein sequence MLEKHLSILTEEMGLEPWQVEGTAELLAEGATIPFISRYRKERTGSLDEVAVARIRDRLEQLEELDKRRESILATIAEQGKLTPDLTLRIMRAESLAVLEDLYLPYRPKRRTRGTMAKEKGLEPLAARVFEQGAGGDPDAAAEAFVDPEKGVGSAAEALQGARDIIAEWVNEHQEARALLRSLFEQKGTFQCKVVSGKEDEASKYRDYFDWEEPVLTAPSHRVLAMRRGEKEGLLSLRIAPPEESALEILESVFVKGASPLSEQVRQAVQDGYRRLLSHGLETEIRLQTKKRADEEAIRIFAENLRQLLLAPPLGEKRVMGIDPGFRTGCKVVCLNAQGRLEHNETIYPLLSAKARAEAGERVRALCDRFAIQAIALGNGTGGRETETFLRDLKLSASVQIVMVNESGASVYSASEVAREEFPDHDLTVRGAVSIGRRLMDPLAELVKIDPKSIGVGQYQHDVDQRGLKAGLDDVVMSCVNAVGVDVNTASRQLLTYVSGLGPQLAGNVVTFRDRNGPFRSREELMDVPRLGSKAFEQSAGFLRIRDGLNPLDASAVHPESYPIVETMATDLGCEVVDLIQKEAVRQRIRPERYVNEKVGLPTLRDILDELAKPGRDPRERFEAVQFDEGIQTIGDLRPGMRLPGIVTNITAFGAFVDIGVHQDGLVHISEMADRFVKDPGEIVKVQQKVLVRVLDVDTARQRIALSMRTGGGADAGREARPGPGGRGGHSDKRSNPPRESAQPRQFNNPFAKVFSK encoded by the coding sequence ATGCTTGAGAAGCACCTCTCGATATTGACCGAAGAAATGGGCCTGGAGCCCTGGCAGGTGGAAGGAACCGCTGAATTGCTTGCCGAGGGCGCAACCATCCCTTTCATCTCCCGCTATCGCAAGGAGCGGACGGGTTCACTGGACGAGGTGGCGGTGGCCCGCATCCGTGACCGTCTGGAGCAGCTCGAAGAGCTGGACAAGCGTCGTGAGTCGATTTTAGCCACGATCGCCGAGCAGGGAAAGCTGACCCCCGATCTTACGCTGCGCATTATGCGGGCCGAATCCCTGGCCGTGCTGGAGGATCTCTATCTGCCTTACCGTCCCAAGCGCCGGACGCGTGGGACCATGGCGAAAGAAAAGGGGCTGGAGCCGCTGGCCGCCCGGGTTTTCGAGCAGGGCGCAGGGGGCGATCCCGATGCGGCGGCCGAGGCCTTTGTCGACCCCGAAAAAGGGGTCGGAAGTGCGGCGGAGGCGCTTCAGGGGGCGCGGGATATCATCGCCGAGTGGGTCAACGAGCATCAGGAGGCCCGGGCGCTTCTGCGGTCGCTTTTCGAGCAGAAGGGGACTTTTCAGTGCAAGGTCGTCAGCGGCAAGGAGGACGAGGCGTCGAAGTACCGCGACTACTTCGATTGGGAGGAGCCGGTCCTCACTGCGCCGTCGCATCGTGTCCTGGCGATGCGCCGCGGTGAAAAGGAGGGCCTCCTGAGCCTGCGCATCGCCCCGCCGGAGGAATCGGCGCTGGAGATTCTCGAGTCGGTTTTTGTCAAGGGCGCGTCGCCCCTGTCCGAACAGGTGCGGCAGGCGGTGCAGGATGGGTATCGCCGCCTCCTTTCCCATGGGCTCGAGACGGAGATCCGCCTCCAGACCAAGAAGCGGGCGGACGAAGAGGCGATCCGGATCTTTGCCGAGAATCTGAGGCAGCTCCTGCTGGCGCCCCCGCTCGGGGAAAAGCGGGTGATGGGCATCGATCCGGGATTCCGGACGGGCTGTAAAGTGGTCTGCCTGAATGCGCAGGGGAGGCTCGAGCATAACGAGACCATCTATCCGCTCCTGTCGGCGAAGGCGCGGGCGGAGGCCGGGGAGCGGGTCCGTGCGCTGTGCGATCGATTCGCCATCCAGGCGATCGCATTGGGCAATGGCACCGGCGGCCGGGAGACGGAGACGTTTCTGAGGGACTTGAAACTGTCCGCATCGGTCCAGATCGTGATGGTGAACGAGAGCGGCGCTTCGGTTTATTCCGCTTCGGAGGTCGCGCGGGAGGAGTTCCCCGACCACGACCTGACGGTCCGCGGGGCCGTCTCGATCGGCAGGCGGCTGATGGATCCGCTGGCGGAACTCGTGAAGATCGATCCGAAATCGATCGGGGTCGGACAGTACCAGCACGATGTGGATCAGCGGGGTCTCAAGGCCGGGCTGGACGATGTCGTCATGAGCTGCGTCAATGCGGTGGGGGTGGATGTCAACACGGCCAGCCGTCAGCTGCTGACGTATGTTTCCGGGCTGGGCCCGCAGTTGGCGGGGAATGTCGTGACCTTCCGGGACCGGAACGGCCCTTTTCGATCGCGGGAGGAACTGATGGATGTCCCGCGTTTGGGGAGCAAGGCGTTCGAACAGTCGGCCGGATTTCTGCGCATCAGGGACGGTTTGAATCCGCTCGACGCCAGTGCGGTGCACCCGGAGAGCTACCCGATCGTGGAGACTATGGCGACGGATCTCGGCTGTGAGGTGGTCGACCTGATCCAGAAGGAGGCCGTCCGACAGCGTATCCGGCCTGAGCGGTATGTGAACGAAAAGGTTGGTCTGCCGACCCTGCGGGACATCCTCGATGAGTTGGCGAAGCCCGGTCGTGATCCGAGAGAACGTTTCGAGGCGGTCCAGTTCGATGAGGGCATCCAGACGATCGGCGATCTTCGCCCCGGGATGCGTCTTCCCGGGATCGTGACGAACATCACCGCGTTCGGCGCTTTTGTCGACATAGGGGTTCATCAGGACGGGCTGGTGCACATCAGCGAGATGGCTGACCGCTTTGTAAAGGATCCAGGGGAAATCGTCAAGGTTCAGCAAAAGGTCCTGGTGAGGGTGCTCGATGTCGATACGGCCCGTCAGCGCATTGCGCTCAGCATGCGCACGGGCGGTGGCGCCGATGCAGGCCGTGAGGCCCGTCCCGGACCCGGCGGCCGCGGCGGCCATTCCGACAAGAGGTCCAATCCCCCTCGCGAGTCCGCTCAGCCCAGGCAATTCAACAACCCTTTCGCCAAGGTCTTCTCCAAATAG